In Lolium rigidum isolate FL_2022 chromosome 3, APGP_CSIRO_Lrig_0.1, whole genome shotgun sequence, the genomic window CGGGGCTGCTTGCCCAGAGTGCGCTACTTGGCGCCGCGGTCCTGGTCTACCTGAGCGGCTCCATCTCTCGGCGAGGCGCCCTCTTCATCTTCCTCGGCCTGATAGTAAGTCCGGCGAGAGGGCTCTGTGGCGAGAAATGCAGGCGTCTCCTTTGATTGAACCTTTGGTGTTTTGGCTGATGAGGTTCGCATGATTCAGGTGGCGTCGCGGCTGGGGCACATGGCATACAGCGTGATCGGTCTTCAGGTGGTGCAGACCGGGAACCCCATAGGGAAGGCAAAGCTCATCGGCGCCACAGAGATCGCCGTTGCCAGCCTCGCAGAACTTGGGATGATGGCGGTAGCAGTCGCCGCTAGGGACGTCTCACGtttcggtgctgtcgccgtgctCTCCGCCGCCGCTGTCGTTGCAGCCGCCTGGCTGTACTGTGGCTGGTTAGCCAAAGCCACCCACGAGCTGAAAACGCTTTTCCGCTACGGCGATGGCGAGTGAGCTCGGCGTACTTGCTCAAAATGAGGATTGTCCGTACTCACTCAGGATTTTTCGTCTCGAAAAATGAGTCTCATTTTTTGCTAGAGGCTGAAACAGGCCAAGATTAGCTTTGAAAAGGAAAGGGTAAATACATAGAATCCACATGTCATGGTTCATTGAACAGGAAACCAGAAACAGCATGACTTTGCATGCTCTGCAAGTTTGTACCATTTTGATAGATAAGGTGAATGACATAAATACAATTTACCACGAGAGTACCTCTTCGCCATGAATCCTATGCAGTTGATTGCCACTTCTCTCTTAAAAAGTTTTTAGAGCCTCCTATACAGTTGTACTGTCAGGAAATATGAACACATTATCTGCTTCGTATATATGAAACCTATTTGGTGGGAAATTACAACAGAAAGCATCCACAAGGTACAGTTTCGCGGTGCATATTCAACAGAAACACGTTAGGTTTGTCCTGTATTCTTAAACAAATGTTTTTCAGCCAAAGTGCCCAACGCTTGAAAAGATGGTTGTGTAAATGATTCCATTATTGATTGACTTGAGAAGTTCAGAGTGAACACTGGCCAGCTAAACCAGTTGCCCGAGGCAACATAATACTACATGGAAGCCTTGAGATTATACTACCAGGTTATACATCTGGACAAATCCAAACGTTTACAGAAGCTCCCCCAGATATCAGCATCAATCAACAAATACAACCAGTAAGCAACTGCCGAATTACAAAAGCAGCAGTACGTACAGGCATGGAGAACCTTGACTTTCAAATTGTCCATCGCATAAAGATTATTGTTTCTTTTCCTTGCTCTCTTCCTCGGCCATGTAagccttcttcatgtcttccagTATTGCATCATTTGTGCTGCATACATACAAAAGCGCATGTTGAATAACATGAATCTCTTATCTGGCATGCCAATGTTAGTCTACTCAAACAATGCAACATGCAGCTTCCACGATAGAGAAAAAAGCGAAAATATGCTCAACATTAATAGCATTGATCATCAAACATGTTTCAGCACCAGATTTCTCAAATGGAAAATCACCCTTTGGTGACAAATAGCTCATACTCTTTAATCTTGTTCCAATGGTTTTATAATCTATTTAGGCGTCGTCCTTAAGATTGCTATTTGGTTAGTCCTTTGGATTACAAATCAAAACCTACAGTGAACTTGGCTATATTAAATTCTACATGAACCTGATGTGTATCAAGACAATTTTGATAAGACAGCTTCTAAACACACATCGACAGCCAGAACTTTTTGCCAAGTTA contains:
- the LOC124697579 gene encoding solute carrier family 40 member 3, chloroplastic-like, producing MNRFADGIFDHHEHRRPPNATATFDIRMIVVDAWVTIRNGWTEYISQPVLPASLAYVLVCFNVALAPGALMTTFLIHNGVSPLVLGAFGGSSALMGILATFMTPSLVKELGILKAGAAGLLAQSALLGAAVLVYLSGSISRRGALFIFLGLIVASRLGHMAYSVIGLQVVQTGNPIGKAKLIGATEIAVASLAELGMMAVAVAARDVSRFGAVAVLSAAAVVAAAWLYCGWLAKATHELKTLFRYGDGE